A stretch of Longimicrobium sp. DNA encodes these proteins:
- a CDS encoding toxin-antitoxin system HicB family antitoxin, producing MTTLSLRLPESLHKQVRELASREGISIDQFIATAVAEKMSALMTEDYLAARAARGDRASYDAALARIPDAPPEERDRVQGWGE from the coding sequence CCCGAGTCGCTCCACAAGCAGGTCCGCGAGCTTGCTTCGCGCGAGGGAATCTCGATCGATCAGTTTATCGCCACCGCCGTCGCCGAAAAGATGTCCGCGCTGATGACGGAGGATTATCTCGCCGCGCGCGCAGCTCGGGGTGACCGCGCGAGCTATGATGCCGCGCTCGCACGGATACCCGACGCACCTCCGGAAGAACGGGACCGGGTTCAGGGCTGGGGCGAGTAA